One genomic region from Haloarcula taiwanensis encodes:
- a CDS encoding transcriptional regulator — protein MTDETDDSEIKMVVAMVRPDKLGDVKKALAEVGAPSLTVTNVSGRGSQPAKKGQWRGEEYVVDLHQKVKVETVVADIPAEDVVDAIADGAHTGEKGDGKIFVLPVDNAYQVRTGKEGPEAV, from the coding sequence ATGACTGACGAAACCGACGACTCCGAAATCAAGATGGTAGTCGCAATGGTTCGACCGGACAAACTCGGCGACGTGAAGAAAGCACTCGCCGAGGTCGGCGCGCCCTCGCTGACAGTGACGAACGTCTCCGGCCGCGGCTCACAGCCCGCGAAGAAGGGGCAGTGGCGCGGTGAGGAGTACGTCGTCGATCTGCACCAGAAGGTCAAAGTTGAGACGGTGGTCGCGGACATCCCCGCAGAGGATGTCGTCGACGCCATCGCCGACGGTGCCCACACTGGCGAGAAAGGTGACGGCAAGATATTCGTCCTCCCCGTGGACAACGCCTATCAGGTCCGAACCGGCAAAGAAGGCCCAGAGGCAGTCTGA
- a CDS encoding chemotaxis protein, whose protein sequence is MGLKVDVRKLDLFNQMAKEGSGTVADNLGQLTGLDATVRTSQINFLDIEDVKTHIGDDKGVGIYVELNEPPYGYVLFLLDPADSKRMASAMMGGMGEPSEGEGFSDMERSAMQEIGNIMTSAFIDGWANVLETTIDMGTPNFVFGPADGIIDKMGGWPDSDLVFVVDSRITVDDGDLGMTVYTFPELEDLVALIQDIDLDTDVAVDTEASDILD, encoded by the coding sequence ATGGGCTTGAAAGTCGACGTGCGGAAGCTGGACCTTTTCAATCAGATGGCAAAGGAGGGGTCCGGGACAGTCGCGGATAACCTCGGCCAGTTGACCGGCCTCGACGCGACAGTTCGGACCTCACAGATCAATTTTCTCGACATCGAGGACGTCAAAACACACATCGGCGACGACAAGGGCGTCGGCATCTACGTCGAACTGAACGAACCGCCCTACGGATACGTCCTGTTCCTGCTCGACCCGGCCGACAGCAAGCGGATGGCCAGCGCGATGATGGGTGGAATGGGTGAGCCAAGCGAGGGGGAGGGGTTCTCCGACATGGAACGATCAGCGATGCAGGAGATCGGCAACATCATGACCTCCGCGTTCATCGACGGGTGGGCCAACGTGCTGGAGACGACCATCGACATGGGGACGCCGAACTTCGTGTTCGGACCGGCTGACGGCATCATCGACAAAATGGGCGGCTGGCCGGACTCCGACCTGGTGTTCGTCGTCGACTCGCGTATCACCGTCGACGACGGTGACCTCGGGATGACTGTGTACACGTTCCCGGAACTGGAGGACCTCGTCGCGCTGATTCAGGATATCGACCTCGACACCGACGTGGCGGTCGACACCGAAGCCAGCGACATTCTCGACTGA
- a CDS encoding ferredoxin--nitrite reductase: protein MAHKKEEYKAELYGDEVREKLEEFAEQGWASIPEDEREKWFSRFKFWGVFHHRGGQESYFMMRLNNCGGVLEPDQLRAIGEVARDYAKGPAENPEFGNGWIDFTTRQSIQLHWLKLEDVPEIWEKLEAVGVSSRSAGGDTMRNISGCPVAGKAEEFVESRPILDEIQETIRDDNDLANMPRKFNISVTGCKQGCAQDSINDIGLEPAHKFIDGEEVEGFNVRVGGGLGGREPREARPLDLFIRPEHAVETVRAFVEYYHEEGNRQNRSKNRARFFVDEHGTDAIREALDEQLDFEFETAGTDFRGEYTYNAGKPTEYGAHDHVGVYDQKDGKNYVGLSVPVGRLSAEDAIELADLADAYGSGEVRLTRRQNPLVMDVPDDKLSNLLNEPLLDKHTPEPNPFVQGAMACTGTEFCSLALTETKARMARLLRWLGDNVDVPDDVDRIKMHFSGCTADCGQAMTADIGLQGMRARKDGQMVEAVDVGVGGGIGSEPAFIEWVRQRVPADEAPGMIKNIVEAYAALRSEGQTFREWVDATGHETIVELAEPHEVEGYEDPCLADGKQSWYPFDDGDSPAPTDAEGQPISADD, encoded by the coding sequence ATGGCGCATAAAAAAGAGGAGTACAAAGCGGAGCTGTACGGCGACGAGGTACGGGAGAAGCTGGAGGAGTTCGCCGAGCAGGGCTGGGCGTCCATTCCCGAGGACGAACGCGAGAAGTGGTTCTCGCGGTTCAAGTTCTGGGGCGTGTTCCACCACCGCGGCGGCCAGGAGTCGTATTTCATGATGCGGCTGAACAACTGCGGCGGCGTCCTGGAACCGGACCAGCTCCGGGCTATCGGCGAAGTCGCCCGCGACTACGCGAAAGGACCGGCCGAGAACCCCGAGTTCGGCAACGGCTGGATAGATTTCACGACGCGCCAGTCTATCCAGCTACACTGGCTCAAGCTCGAAGACGTCCCCGAGATATGGGAGAAACTCGAAGCCGTCGGCGTCTCCTCGCGCTCGGCCGGCGGGGACACGATGCGGAACATCTCCGGCTGTCCGGTCGCCGGCAAGGCCGAGGAGTTCGTCGAGTCCCGCCCGATTCTCGACGAGATTCAGGAGACCATCCGCGACGACAACGACCTGGCCAACATGCCCCGGAAGTTCAACATCTCGGTGACGGGGTGCAAACAGGGGTGTGCCCAGGACAGCATCAACGACATCGGGCTGGAGCCGGCCCACAAATTCATCGACGGCGAGGAAGTCGAGGGGTTCAACGTCCGCGTCGGCGGCGGCCTTGGCGGCCGCGAGCCCCGCGAGGCCCGCCCGCTTGACCTGTTCATCCGGCCCGAACACGCCGTCGAGACCGTCCGGGCGTTCGTCGAGTACTACCACGAGGAAGGCAACCGTCAGAACCGCTCGAAGAACCGCGCGCGCTTCTTCGTCGACGAGCACGGCACCGACGCCATCCGCGAGGCGCTCGACGAACAGCTAGACTTCGAGTTCGAGACCGCCGGAACCGACTTCCGCGGGGAGTACACGTACAACGCCGGCAAACCCACCGAATACGGTGCCCACGACCACGTCGGCGTCTACGACCAGAAAGACGGCAAGAACTACGTCGGGCTCTCGGTGCCCGTTGGTCGGCTCTCCGCCGAGGACGCCATCGAACTGGCGGACCTCGCCGACGCCTACGGCTCCGGCGAGGTGCGGCTGACCCGCCGCCAGAACCCGCTCGTCATGGACGTGCCCGACGACAAGCTCTCGAACCTGCTCAACGAGCCGCTGCTGGACAAGCACACCCCCGAGCCGAACCCCTTTGTTCAGGGCGCGATGGCCTGTACCGGCACGGAGTTCTGCTCACTCGCGCTCACCGAGACGAAAGCGCGGATGGCGCGCCTGCTCCGCTGGCTCGGCGACAACGTCGACGTGCCCGACGACGTGGACCGCATCAAGATGCACTTCTCGGGCTGTACGGCCGACTGCGGGCAGGCGATGACTGCGGACATCGGCTTACAGGGGATGCGCGCCCGCAAGGACGGCCAGATGGTTGAAGCCGTCGACGTTGGCGTCGGCGGCGGCATCGGTTCGGAGCCGGCGTTCATCGAGTGGGTTCGCCAGCGCGTCCCCGCCGACGAAGCGCCGGGCATGATAAAGAACATCGTCGAGGCCTACGCCGCGTTGCGCTCAGAGGGCCAGACCTTCCGCGAGTGGGTCGACGCCACCGGCCACGAGACAATCGTTGAACTGGCCGAACCCCACGAGGTCGAGGGGTACGAAGACCCCTGCCTGGCCGACGGCAAGCAGTCGTGGTACCCCTTCGACGACGGCGACAGCCCCGCCCCGACCGACGCCGAGGGCCAGCCGATTTCGGCGGACGACTGA
- a CDS encoding branched-chain amino acid ABC transporter substrate-binding protein — MRLESGGAAVDRRSLLQLAGGVGTAGLAGLAGCQGGGSRAESTPEHPPLGNYPVDGDTVTFGFNVPQSGTYAAEGRDELRGYELAVAHLNEGGGWVGQRSFDVLSGDGVLGKTVEYVTADTETKPDVATANAEEMIKQDDVIMFSGGSSSSVAIAQQKVAQARKVPYMCCLTHSNDTTGSACVRYSFREMFNAYMTAQALIPALKERFGRDAEYVQIYADYNWGQTMESSIRDFFTSSGWVELTSIPTRLGTTDYEEPLKRARDAGAEVVFLDHYGLDAANSLTTAQEILPDEVGIVVPLYNRIVAQNASAALDGVVGTVAWDTSVSSDLSNAFKNAFTAEYGNGQRPSGVAHLAYAQTLQFAAAVERAGTFYPPAVIRELEGHEYSVGLGSQTMRRCDHQAQRGVPVVEGLPESEQSLGRFYDLLSVTKAVGYDCDGGPAAECELGDYGD; from the coding sequence ATGCGATTGGAAAGTGGGGGCGCAGCGGTTGATAGGCGGTCGCTACTACAGCTTGCCGGTGGGGTCGGTACCGCGGGCCTCGCCGGGTTGGCGGGATGCCAGGGCGGGGGTTCGAGAGCCGAAAGCACACCAGAACACCCACCGCTCGGGAACTATCCGGTCGACGGCGACACGGTGACGTTCGGCTTCAACGTCCCGCAGTCCGGGACCTACGCCGCCGAAGGACGCGACGAGCTCCGGGGGTACGAACTCGCTGTCGCCCATCTCAACGAGGGCGGCGGCTGGGTCGGGCAACGCTCCTTTGACGTACTCAGCGGCGACGGCGTGCTCGGAAAGACCGTCGAGTACGTCACTGCAGACACGGAGACGAAACCGGATGTCGCGACGGCTAACGCCGAGGAGATGATCAAGCAGGACGATGTTATCATGTTCTCCGGCGGCTCGTCCAGTTCCGTCGCCATCGCTCAGCAGAAGGTCGCACAGGCCCGGAAAGTCCCGTATATGTGCTGTCTGACGCACTCGAACGACACGACGGGGAGCGCCTGTGTCCGCTACAGCTTCCGAGAGATGTTCAACGCGTACATGACCGCACAGGCGCTGATTCCGGCGCTCAAGGAACGGTTCGGCCGAGACGCCGAGTACGTCCAGATCTACGCGGACTACAACTGGGGGCAAACGATGGAGTCGTCGATTCGCGATTTCTTCACGTCGAGTGGCTGGGTCGAACTCACGAGCATCCCGACACGTCTCGGGACGACAGACTACGAGGAACCACTCAAACGGGCCCGGGACGCGGGCGCGGAGGTCGTTTTCCTCGACCACTACGGACTCGACGCCGCGAACTCGCTGACAACAGCTCAGGAAATACTCCCTGACGAGGTGGGGATTGTGGTGCCGCTGTACAACCGTATCGTGGCACAGAACGCCTCGGCGGCGCTCGATGGTGTCGTCGGGACGGTCGCGTGGGACACCAGCGTCTCGTCTGACCTCTCCAATGCGTTCAAAAACGCCTTCACCGCGGAGTACGGGAACGGACAGCGGCCCTCGGGCGTGGCCCATCTGGCCTACGCACAGACGCTCCAGTTCGCCGCGGCCGTCGAGCGGGCCGGCACGTTCTATCCGCCAGCGGTTATCCGAGAACTGGAAGGCCACGAATACTCGGTCGGGCTGGGAAGCCAGACGATGCGGCGCTGTGACCATCAGGCCCAGCGTGGCGTCCCGGTGGTCGAGGGGCTGCCCGAGTCTGAGCAGTCCCTCGGTCGGTTCTATGATCTGCTCAGCGTCACGAAAGCGGTCGGATACGACTGTGACGGCGGCCCGGCCGCCGAGTGCGAACTCGGCGACTACGGGGACTAG
- a CDS encoding AsnC family transcriptional regulator, whose product MVDDTDRQVVNALLQDGRASARDVAAATGIAATTVSRRMDDLESTGVIDEYTVDIDYGALGYDVTAVFQLSVEGDGLERVVDRLRDRREMVAVYEVTGDHDIVAVGKFTDTQSMNERIKTLLTDEDIRSASTSVVLNTVCEHEQFPVDGTDV is encoded by the coding sequence ATGGTCGATGATACCGACAGACAGGTAGTAAACGCACTGCTCCAGGACGGCCGTGCGAGCGCCCGTGATGTCGCCGCTGCGACCGGCATCGCGGCGACCACGGTATCCCGCCGGATGGACGACCTGGAGTCGACCGGTGTGATCGACGAATACACCGTCGACATCGATTACGGGGCGCTGGGCTACGACGTGACTGCCGTGTTCCAGCTCTCCGTCGAGGGCGACGGGCTCGAACGGGTGGTAGACCGGTTACGTGATCGACGCGAGATGGTGGCGGTTTACGAAGTGACCGGCGACCACGACATCGTGGCCGTCGGGAAGTTCACCGACACGCAGTCGATGAACGAGCGAATAAAGACGCTGCTCACCGACGAGGACATCCGCTCCGCCTCGACATCAGTCGTACTGAACACGGTGTGTGAACACGAGCAGTTCCCGGTCGACGGAACTGACGTCTGA
- a CDS encoding ammonium transporter — protein sequence MSYTALQVDPNVLAEGVNLLWVLTVSFLIFFMHAGFAMLEAGQVRSKNVANQLTKNLLTWSVGVVVFFLIGSGISSLVGSGSFAPAFGAEAANDYVGWLFGAVFAMTAATIVSGAVAGRAKLRAYITYTFLLAAVIYPVVTGLTWAGSHISLGGVVFKDFAGGMIVHGMGGIAGLTAAYVLGPRMGRYNEDGSANVIPGHSMTFAVLGTLILAFGWYGFNVGTAASVFVVEDGALALGAFATVGRVAMTTTVAMAMGAIGAALVAWLKTGKVDTLYVANGLLAGLVGITAIPDTTTWWGALIVGVLAGGQLPIVFSFIENRMKIDDVCAVFPVHGSAGVLGTIMYPLVATSGTVGSIGSALAVQVVGVAVIAGWTIVTTGLIWYGLKAAGQARVTPEHEQEGLDVSEHGVETYPEFGGGESVVADGGKVNPSVRTDGGSKDD from the coding sequence ATGAGCTACACCGCACTACAAGTTGACCCGAACGTACTCGCAGAAGGTGTCAACCTCCTGTGGGTCCTTACAGTATCGTTCCTGATCTTCTTCATGCACGCAGGCTTCGCCATGCTCGAGGCGGGCCAGGTGCGTTCGAAGAACGTCGCGAACCAGCTAACGAAGAACCTCCTGACCTGGTCGGTCGGAGTTGTCGTGTTCTTCCTCATTGGGTCCGGCATCTCGTCGCTCGTCGGGTCCGGATCCTTCGCGCCGGCGTTCGGTGCTGAGGCCGCAAACGACTACGTCGGGTGGCTGTTCGGTGCCGTCTTCGCGATGACGGCGGCAACCATCGTCTCCGGGGCGGTGGCTGGCCGAGCCAAGCTCCGTGCGTACATCACGTACACGTTCCTGCTGGCCGCAGTCATCTACCCCGTCGTGACCGGGCTCACGTGGGCCGGGTCCCACATCAGCCTCGGCGGTGTCGTGTTCAAGGACTTCGCCGGTGGGATGATTGTCCACGGTATGGGCGGTATCGCCGGTCTCACGGCCGCCTACGTGCTGGGTCCGCGCATGGGCCGGTACAACGAGGACGGCTCTGCGAACGTTATTCCGGGTCACTCGATGACCTTCGCCGTGCTGGGGACGCTTATCCTTGCTTTCGGCTGGTACGGGTTCAACGTCGGGACCGCAGCGAGTGTTTTTGTCGTTGAAGACGGCGCACTCGCGCTCGGTGCCTTCGCAACGGTCGGTCGCGTTGCGATGACGACGACCGTGGCGATGGCGATGGGCGCAATCGGTGCCGCACTGGTCGCGTGGCTGAAGACCGGCAAAGTCGACACGCTGTACGTCGCAAACGGGCTGCTCGCCGGGCTGGTCGGTATCACGGCCATCCCCGACACCACGACCTGGTGGGGCGCACTCATCGTCGGCGTCCTCGCTGGCGGTCAGCTTCCGATTGTGTTCAGCTTCATAGAAAACCGCATGAAGATTGACGACGTGTGCGCTGTGTTCCCGGTCCACGGCAGTGCCGGTGTGCTGGGCACGATCATGTACCCACTTGTCGCAACCTCCGGCACCGTTGGCTCTATCGGCAGCGCCCTCGCCGTGCAGGTGGTTGGTGTCGCCGTTATCGCCGGCTGGACGATTGTGACCACCGGCCTCATCTGGTACGGCCTCAAGGCAGCCGGCCAGGCTCGAGTTACGCCCGAACACGAGCAGGAAGGGCTGGACGTCAGCGAACACGGCGTCGAGACCTACCCCGAGTTCGGTGGCGGCGAAAGCGTTGTCGCCGATGGTGGTAAAGTGAATCCGAGTGTGCGTACTGACGGAGGTTCCAAAGATGACTGA